A portion of the Acidisarcina polymorpha genome contains these proteins:
- a CDS encoding DUF4331 domain-containing protein translates to MSKVRSFAGLALSLLIAVPPGALASSHREAPITALDHAADITDFYAFVSYDHPDRVTFVLNVDPFLQPSNGPNYFPFDPSIVYQIKIDNNHDAVPDVTFQFRFQTTIRDPQLFTGFAGAGAGIDAPANSPAPVPPGTPIIPPAITSLTGPGSAGLSLEQTFAVNMLKGDHNIALKNKTGSPLIAVPSNVGPRTMPDYDALAAQGIYNLQGTDASDIKVFAGTVADPFFIDLGAAFDSFNFRAAAGGGVLTKLQDANDQLNTAPNSVAGFNVNTIVIEVPICLLTSDGAQHKSTDPKAVIGAWATTSRSEMTIRPPHTPAENSGRLAQVQRLGNPLINELIIGTGSKDYWSMSHPLDDSQFAAFDLDPLLARVFNAVFGINIPAPPRTDLLPLVTYAAPIAPPDTPAGPIADLLRLNTGVAPTPLVSRRRLGLLDGDAAGFPNGRRLTDDVVDIAARVVAGGVLSPGFNVAPNNLLGDGVNAPDVPPQETFPYVHYAYSGRDSRHISPGDPTGCGDQPPSSSSQNSDAPPANQGGPAPCPVN, encoded by the coding sequence ATGTCGAAAGTAAGATCCTTCGCCGGACTCGCTTTGAGTCTGCTTATCGCTGTGCCGCCCGGAGCCTTGGCATCAAGCCATCGGGAAGCACCTATTACTGCACTGGACCACGCCGCTGACATTACCGATTTTTATGCCTTTGTCAGCTACGATCATCCGGACCGCGTCACCTTCGTCCTGAATGTGGATCCGTTTCTGCAGCCGAGCAATGGACCCAACTACTTCCCCTTCGACCCCTCGATCGTTTACCAGATCAAAATCGACAACAATCATGACGCCGTGCCGGACGTCACTTTTCAGTTCCGGTTCCAGACCACGATCCGTGATCCTCAGCTCTTTACCGGCTTTGCCGGTGCGGGAGCCGGCATCGATGCGCCCGCAAATTCGCCTGCGCCGGTCCCGCCGGGTACTCCGATTATTCCTCCTGCGATCACTTCGCTCACGGGGCCGGGATCTGCCGGCTTGAGTCTGGAACAGACATTCGCCGTCAACATGCTTAAGGGCGATCACAACATTGCGTTGAAGAACAAGACGGGCAGTCCGCTGATCGCGGTCCCCAGCAACGTAGGCCCGCGCACCATGCCGGACTATGACGCCCTGGCGGCACAGGGGATTTATAACCTCCAAGGGACGGATGCTTCCGATATCAAGGTCTTCGCGGGCACCGTGGCCGATCCGTTCTTTATCGACCTGGGCGCGGCCTTTGACAGCTTCAACTTCCGCGCGGCTGCGGGCGGGGGTGTTCTTACCAAGTTGCAGGATGCCAACGACCAACTCAACACCGCCCCTAATTCGGTCGCTGGCTTCAACGTCAACACCATCGTCATCGAGGTGCCCATTTGCCTGCTGACGAGCGATGGAGCCCAACATAAGTCCACGGATCCGAAGGCGGTCATCGGGGCATGGGCAACCACCTCCAGGTCAGAGATGACGATTCGACCGCCCCACACACCGGCCGAAAATTCAGGCCGCCTTGCCCAGGTTCAGCGCCTTGGTAATCCACTGATCAACGAATTGATTATCGGAACTGGCAGCAAGGATTACTGGAGCATGTCGCACCCGCTGGACGATAGTCAATTCGCGGCCTTCGACCTCGATCCGCTGCTTGCCAGGGTCTTCAATGCGGTGTTTGGCATCAATATACCGGCTCCCCCCAGAACCGATCTTCTCCCGCTGGTCACTTACGCGGCCCCGATAGCTCCCCCGGACACTCCCGCCGGGCCGATCGCCGACCTGTTGCGGCTCAACACTGGTGTGGCACCGACGCCCTTGGTAAGTCGCAGGCGCCTGGGTCTGCTCGACGGGGATGCTGCCGGATTCCCGAATGGGCGGCGGCTCACCGATGATGTCGTCGACATTGCCGCGAGAGTGGTCGCGGGCGGCGTGCTGAGCCCGGGATTCAATGTCGCGCCGAACAACCTGCTCGGCGATGGCGTGAACGCGCCAGACGTCCCGCCACAGGAGACGTTTCCCTATGTGCACTATGCGTATAGCGGACGCGACAGCCGTCACATCAGTCCGGGCGATCCTACTGGCTGCGGCGATCAGCCGCCGTCGTCCAGCTCGCAGAACTCGGATGCTCCGCCTGCCAACCAGGGCGGTCCCGCGCCCTGCCCTGTGAACTAG
- a CDS encoding sugar porter family MFS transporter, which yields MTDTATISHTSRHRRFIWKVSLIAGLGGILYGFDMGIIAAALIYVRETFSLSTRMEEWVVSIVLVGAMIGALVGGSIADRIGRRSTLLWGGAIFLVGSLLAPASQNPATLICARALLGLAIGFTSVTAPVYVSELAPPRSRGTLIGLYQFALTLGIAFADLAGYLLSSHHAWRLMFGIGAVPALLFVVLLLALPESPRWLFSQNRATEAQAILLSYTDEAGAQVLVEDIRTALNTKVEKRWSALWSPAVRGSLLIAVGFTVLQQVTGINTIIYYGPQIFSLAGITSDKNAIFATLLVAIINVLATIIALVLVDKVGRKPLLYAGVSGMTASLFLLSYSFHNPSAFSAAPGAVATVCLMVYITCFAFSMGPIAWILVSEVFPLQLRGRGVAAATLGSGASNFLVSLTFLSLIKAAGNSVTFIIYGIFCILTLLFVRFIVPETKGRALESISSTTTAVAS from the coding sequence ATGACCGACACAGCGACCATCTCACACACATCGCGGCATCGCCGCTTCATTTGGAAAGTGTCCTTGATCGCAGGTCTCGGCGGCATCCTCTACGGCTTCGACATGGGCATCATCGCGGCCGCGCTGATCTACGTGCGAGAGACCTTCTCGCTTTCCACCCGCATGGAGGAGTGGGTCGTCAGCATCGTTCTCGTCGGGGCCATGATCGGCGCGCTCGTCGGCGGTAGCATCGCGGATCGCATCGGCAGACGCTCCACGCTGCTTTGGGGAGGAGCCATCTTCCTCGTCGGCTCCCTGCTCGCTCCCGCGTCCCAAAATCCCGCTACGCTGATCTGTGCTCGCGCCCTCTTAGGCCTGGCCATCGGGTTCACCTCCGTGACCGCTCCCGTATACGTCTCCGAACTGGCGCCACCCAGGTCCCGAGGCACCCTCATCGGCCTCTACCAGTTTGCTCTCACGCTCGGCATCGCCTTCGCCGACCTCGCCGGTTATCTGCTCTCCTCCCATCATGCCTGGAGGCTCATGTTCGGCATTGGCGCCGTGCCGGCATTGCTGTTTGTCGTCCTCCTTCTTGCTCTACCCGAGAGCCCGCGTTGGCTCTTCTCCCAGAACCGGGCCACCGAGGCACAAGCCATCCTGCTCTCCTACACCGATGAGGCGGGCGCTCAAGTGTTAGTCGAAGACATCCGCACCGCCCTCAACACCAAAGTCGAAAAGCGCTGGAGCGCCCTCTGGAGTCCTGCCGTTCGCGGGTCGCTCCTGATCGCCGTAGGATTCACCGTCCTTCAGCAGGTCACCGGCATCAACACAATCATCTACTATGGACCCCAGATATTTTCGCTGGCCGGAATTACCTCCGACAAAAATGCAATCTTCGCCACACTCCTGGTCGCCATTATTAACGTTCTCGCCACCATCATCGCCTTGGTGCTCGTCGATAAAGTCGGACGCAAGCCCCTGCTCTACGCCGGCGTAAGCGGAATGACCGCTTCCCTCTTCCTGCTCTCCTATTCCTTCCATAATCCGTCGGCCTTCTCGGCAGCGCCCGGCGCCGTCGCCACTGTCTGCCTGATGGTTTACATCACTTGCTTCGCCTTCAGCATGGGACCCATCGCATGGATCCTCGTCTCCGAGGTATTTCCCCTGCAACTGCGCGGTCGCGGCGTTGCCGCGGCGACCCTGGGCTCCGGCGCATCCAATTTCCTGGTTTCCTTGACCTTTCTCTCGCTCATCAAGGCAGCCGGCAATTCCGTTACGTTCATCATCTACGGCATCTTCTGTATCCTCACTCTCTTGTTCGTCCGCTTCATCGTCCCGGAGACCAAGGGACGCGCCCTGGAAAGCATTAGTTCGACCACCACTGCAGTCGCGTCCTGA
- a CDS encoding ROK family protein: protein MTRRIFNEEALLQMTHDRIRSLDTTHRGSVATDDPCYVVGVDIGGTNLRLALADGNGAIEARWACSTAGLRDAEVVVQLIKQGVEHLLAQHPAANQSLRAIAAGAPGITDVEAGIVIATSYLMGWRDVPLRAMLEEAFDIPAVVDNDVNLAALGESWAGAAKDAGDFVFLAIGTGIGAGIMLNGQLFRGASWAAGEIGYMLISGVPDVSAKRGEPGALESMSGGEGIRAQWQNHFRPESNAPADDLTATQIFDRALDGDPPAQALLQQTAVALSRAIYNIALVLNCPLFVLGGSVGMHPALIDATRAALATLNMRTPPRLLHSVLGVDAQLIGAIRLALLTAAVSGRPPIL, encoded by the coding sequence GTGACGCGAAGAATCTTTAATGAAGAGGCACTCCTGCAAATGACGCATGATCGTATCCGCAGTCTCGACACAACCCACCGCGGCTCCGTCGCGACGGACGATCCCTGCTACGTAGTTGGCGTCGATATTGGTGGGACAAACCTGCGCCTCGCTCTTGCCGATGGAAATGGCGCCATCGAGGCGCGATGGGCCTGCTCCACCGCCGGTCTCCGCGATGCTGAGGTCGTGGTCCAGCTCATCAAGCAGGGCGTGGAGCACCTCCTCGCGCAACATCCCGCAGCCAACCAAAGCCTGAGGGCCATTGCCGCCGGTGCGCCCGGCATCACCGACGTTGAGGCGGGCATTGTCATTGCCACCTCCTATCTCATGGGTTGGCGCGACGTTCCCCTCCGCGCAATGCTTGAGGAAGCCTTCGACATCCCCGCCGTCGTCGATAATGACGTCAATCTCGCAGCGCTTGGCGAGAGTTGGGCAGGCGCTGCAAAAGACGCTGGTGATTTCGTCTTCCTCGCGATTGGTACCGGAATCGGCGCCGGCATCATGCTCAATGGGCAGCTCTTTCGGGGAGCTAGCTGGGCTGCCGGCGAGATCGGCTATATGCTCATCTCTGGCGTGCCCGACGTTTCCGCCAAACGTGGCGAGCCCGGAGCGCTCGAAAGCATGAGCGGCGGTGAGGGCATCCGCGCCCAATGGCAGAATCACTTTCGCCCCGAATCAAATGCGCCCGCCGACGATCTGACCGCCACCCAGATATTTGACCGCGCATTGGACGGCGATCCCCCAGCCCAGGCCCTTCTTCAACAAACCGCCGTCGCGCTCTCGCGGGCAATCTATAACATCGCCCTCGTCTTGAACTGCCCCCTGTTTGTGCTTGGCGGCAGTGTCGGCATGCATCCCGCGCTAATTGACGCCACCCGGGCAGCCCTTGCCACGCTGAATATGCGAACACCCCCGCGCCTGCTCCACAGCGTCCTTGGAGTCGACGCCCAGCTCATCGGCGCCATCCGTCTCGCGCTGCTCACAGCCGCCGTCTCCGGACGCCCTCCGATTCTGTGA
- a CDS encoding SIS domain-containing protein, which translates to MQEVDQQSPGTSPGHASLAHRQSPRWINGVEPPGELLAANGIQILEYECREQPRRLRDLIQAYRSDPAIRAQLQSFRELAKKDGPIFFIGMGASFCSSFSGSVLLQTHNRLSVSLDAGEWLHYGRSVWDDSALSVLLTTSGESAELVALFEKAGERAIGLICNNPVSTCWNLARYKLPILAGPEYGNATKTYTNAAAAAIILASEILDLPWQQDADRAADIFAASLDPIFARRAELEAFCRGAANTEIIGRGAAYGSAIMSALCIREMTGHRAAAHTGAGFKHGPNLDVDESHVAIIFAIGRVAELGIKLAEECNRRGGKVILVSNDDRKATGQLFPVRIEAVPEPWESITSLLVPQALTLGMVERNGCRLPPRFQYGVMEQ; encoded by the coding sequence ATGCAGGAAGTCGATCAGCAAAGCCCTGGCACATCCCCAGGCCACGCGAGCCTAGCCCATCGCCAATCGCCCAGGTGGATCAACGGCGTCGAACCCCCCGGAGAGCTCCTGGCCGCGAATGGTATACAGATACTCGAATACGAGTGCCGCGAGCAGCCCCGGCGTCTGCGCGACCTCATCCAGGCGTACCGCAGCGATCCCGCCATTCGCGCGCAACTCCAGAGCTTCCGTGAGCTGGCAAAAAAGGACGGTCCCATCTTCTTCATCGGCATGGGCGCCTCCTTCTGTTCGTCCTTCTCCGGATCCGTCCTTCTCCAGACTCACAATCGACTCTCGGTTTCGCTCGATGCGGGCGAGTGGCTGCACTACGGGCGTTCGGTGTGGGACGATTCCGCGTTGTCCGTGCTGCTTACCACCTCCGGCGAAAGCGCCGAACTGGTCGCGCTCTTCGAGAAAGCCGGCGAACGGGCCATTGGCCTGATCTGCAACAATCCCGTCAGTACCTGCTGGAACCTTGCCCGCTATAAACTGCCGATCCTCGCCGGCCCCGAGTATGGCAATGCCACCAAGACCTACACCAACGCCGCTGCCGCCGCCATCATTCTCGCCTCCGAAATCCTCGATCTTCCCTGGCAGCAGGATGCCGATCGCGCAGCAGACATCTTTGCCGCTAGCCTTGATCCGATCTTCGCCCGGCGTGCCGAGCTCGAAGCCTTCTGTCGAGGCGCGGCGAACACCGAGATCATCGGCCGCGGCGCCGCCTACGGCAGCGCGATCATGAGCGCTCTCTGTATCCGCGAAATGACCGGGCACCGGGCAGCCGCGCATACCGGCGCCGGCTTCAAACACGGTCCCAACCTCGATGTCGATGAGTCGCACGTCGCCATTATCTTCGCCATCGGCCGGGTCGCGGAACTTGGGATCAAGCTCGCCGAAGAGTGCAATCGCCGCGGCGGAAAAGTAATTCTCGTCTCGAACGACGACCGCAAGGCTACCGGCCAGTTGTTCCCGGTTCGCATCGAAGCCGTGCCCGAACCCTGGGAAAGCATTACGTCGCTTCTGGTGCCGCAGGCACTCACCCTTGGCATGGTGGAAAGAAATGGATGCCGTCTCCCGCCCCGCTTTCAATATGGTGTGATGGAGCAGTAA
- a CDS encoding tetratricopeptide repeat protein translates to MRLRYTSLLIGVALACASGFAEQKEGTPAQQSIAAAQQQIKLDPKKVQAFNELALGLLRRSRETADAKYLKDAEAALAQGLQLAPGDFQMQRTEVALMLGRHDFAQAKERALILHHRTPDDVATYGDIAEADIALGNYPDAETNAQWMMNLRPNNIPALIAGAELRVLYGDPAGAIDFLNRASSETSPAEVEELAWIANRVASIQVESGQVDAAEQTLEQAERIFPGYVSTMENLAAVRMAQNRANDAVELLTKAAEVDSDPHVIYRLAVAEQKAGLSDEAQAKEAQASFVEFEKMTSEPGKATHEARLDLVLMEAGLPAKAPDALKLAQAEMAERQDVWTLDAYAWALFANAQYQAAEAAEQKAMAIGIRSAQIFDHAGHIAQRLNHSEDAARYFKLSIQSNPMSDYASDALKSAGTTVLAYAPEQRSVQTASGSPLEPESPDVLPRPTIASKEQAARPGEVATVAASLVFAPVPEALLTPHPTGTDRLIQSAQATALRNPNDAKAYSGLGAAYFQRARETGDVNDYQLAEQALTKSLDLVSADFSADAALGTMASVCMGEHRFNDALSYAQRGLSLGTGDVSSFAIVGDAYADMGEYDKAALAYSRLTPRDMTLEPRAAYARDSRLAYLKLIAGDTPGAILLMKTAVAEGVEAQLPSENLAWLYYELGEFSTLSGDTASANSAYMAAITIHPGDYRALAGLAKLRANHGRSAEAIGLYQRAIAVVPMPIFIAELGDLYAQTGNESEARKQYALVEYIGLLGHINQVLHNRDLALFYADHDVKLSEALELAQKELEVRHDIYTYDALAWALCKNGRLTEAADASAKALRLGTQDPLLLFHSGMIAARLGQVEKARADLEQSLHINPHFGLIDSTVAQQQLNRLGIQSASKEGSGQYAR, encoded by the coding sequence ATGAGATTGCGATATACATCGCTTCTGATTGGTGTTGCCCTCGCATGCGCGTCAGGATTCGCCGAGCAAAAGGAAGGCACTCCGGCGCAGCAGAGCATTGCGGCGGCGCAGCAGCAGATCAAGCTCGATCCGAAGAAGGTGCAGGCTTTCAACGAACTGGCGCTGGGGCTGCTGCGAAGAAGTCGCGAGACTGCGGATGCCAAGTATCTAAAGGATGCCGAAGCCGCTCTCGCCCAAGGTTTGCAACTGGCGCCCGGGGACTTCCAGATGCAGCGGACGGAGGTGGCGCTGATGCTGGGGCGTCATGATTTTGCTCAGGCGAAGGAACGCGCACTCATTCTTCACCACCGCACGCCGGACGATGTAGCCACCTATGGAGATATCGCTGAAGCGGACATAGCGCTAGGCAACTATCCGGATGCGGAGACGAATGCGCAGTGGATGATGAATCTGCGGCCCAACAATATTCCGGCGCTGATTGCTGGAGCGGAACTGCGGGTGCTGTATGGAGATCCTGCAGGCGCCATCGATTTCCTGAACCGGGCATCGTCGGAGACCTCGCCGGCCGAGGTCGAGGAGCTCGCTTGGATTGCGAACCGCGTTGCGTCGATCCAGGTCGAATCAGGACAAGTCGACGCGGCCGAGCAGACGCTCGAACAGGCGGAGCGGATCTTTCCCGGATATGTCTCCACAATGGAGAACCTGGCTGCGGTTCGGATGGCGCAGAATCGCGCTAACGATGCGGTTGAACTCTTGACGAAGGCCGCCGAGGTCGATAGCGATCCGCACGTGATTTATCGATTGGCGGTGGCGGAGCAGAAGGCGGGGCTGTCTGATGAAGCCCAGGCAAAAGAAGCGCAGGCGAGCTTTGTGGAATTCGAGAAGATGACGAGCGAGCCGGGAAAAGCGACGCATGAGGCGAGGCTTGATCTTGTTCTGATGGAAGCGGGATTGCCGGCGAAGGCTCCGGATGCATTGAAGCTCGCGCAGGCGGAGATGGCGGAGCGCCAGGACGTGTGGACGCTCGATGCCTATGCGTGGGCGCTGTTTGCCAACGCGCAATATCAGGCAGCGGAGGCTGCAGAGCAGAAGGCAATGGCCATTGGAATTCGAAGCGCACAGATCTTCGATCATGCCGGCCATATCGCGCAGAGGCTGAACCACAGCGAGGATGCTGCCAGGTACTTCAAACTTTCAATACAATCCAATCCCATGTCGGATTATGCTTCCGATGCTCTTAAGTCAGCAGGAACGACGGTGCTGGCTTATGCCCCGGAGCAAAGATCGGTTCAGACTGCAAGTGGTTCGCCGTTAGAGCCGGAATCACCCGATGTCTTGCCGCGTCCGACGATTGCTTCGAAGGAACAGGCTGCGCGGCCGGGCGAAGTGGCAACGGTGGCCGCATCTCTGGTGTTTGCTCCAGTTCCGGAGGCGCTGCTTACACCACACCCTACCGGCACCGACCGGCTCATCCAGAGCGCTCAAGCTACTGCGCTGCGGAATCCCAATGACGCCAAGGCGTACTCGGGACTGGGAGCTGCGTACTTTCAGCGTGCCCGTGAGACTGGCGACGTCAACGATTATCAGCTGGCCGAACAAGCGCTTACCAAATCGCTCGACCTGGTTTCAGCTGACTTTTCGGCAGATGCCGCGCTGGGCACGATGGCCTCGGTATGCATGGGAGAGCATCGCTTCAATGATGCACTTAGCTATGCGCAGCGAGGACTGTCGCTGGGAACGGGTGACGTCTCCTCGTTCGCCATTGTAGGGGACGCTTATGCGGACATGGGCGAGTACGACAAGGCCGCGCTTGCCTATAGTCGACTGACGCCGCGCGACATGACTCTGGAGCCGCGCGCCGCCTATGCGCGGGACAGCCGGCTCGCCTATTTGAAGCTCATTGCGGGTGACACGCCGGGAGCCATTCTGTTGATGAAAACCGCGGTCGCGGAGGGAGTAGAGGCCCAGCTTCCGAGTGAGAATCTTGCCTGGTTGTATTACGAACTGGGAGAGTTTTCTACGCTGAGCGGCGACACCGCCTCCGCGAATAGCGCCTACATGGCCGCGATCACGATTCATCCCGGAGATTATCGCGCGCTGGCGGGTTTAGCAAAGCTCAGAGCGAACCACGGCCGATCCGCCGAAGCGATTGGGCTTTATCAGAGAGCGATCGCCGTCGTCCCGATGCCAATCTTCATTGCCGAACTCGGAGACCTCTACGCACAAACAGGCAATGAGTCCGAAGCCAGAAAGCAGTATGCACTGGTTGAGTACATCGGGTTGCTTGGGCACATCAATCAAGTGCTCCATAATCGCGACCTCGCGCTTTTCTATGCGGACCACGATGTGAAACTCTCCGAGGCGCTCGAGCTCGCGCAGAAAGAGCTTGAAGTCCGGCACGACATCTATACCTACGACGCCCTCGCGTGGGCGCTCTGCAAGAACGGCAGGCTGACCGAGGCTGCGGACGCGAGCGCGAAGGCGTTGCGACTCGGAACCCAGGATCCGCTTCTGCTCTTCCATTCCGGAATGATTGCCGCACGTCTCGGTCAAGTAGAGAAGGCCCGCGCTGATCTCGAGCAATCGCTGCACATTAATCCCCACTTCGGCCTGATCGATTCGACAGTTGCCCAGCAACAACTCAATAGGCTGGGAATTCAATCTGCTTCGAAGGAAGGTTCTGGCCAATATGCTCGCTAA
- a CDS encoding nickel/cobalt transporter, with the protein MLAKRLDQLWPLLLVMVLALPAWAHPMGNFSVNHYSKIDLQSDRVVVRYFIDLAEIPTYQELQQGNIATTALKPGSASGMSYVAARGTELGRGLVLEIDGQQTSLRMISSAVIFPPGAGGLPTMKMGFVYEAAIPSGIDRQRVNLHYADHNYPGHTGWKEIVALASAGSLLQSSASATDRSGELSNYPTDLLTSPPQDLDASVVAALPITTGTVTKTEAHRASPLALKDPPAALKDLPTVLKNGGAIVARRVRPGKMEQSAPALASTPARPIGAAQGALQATTPASVPVHLEANRQQTPRSRFTELITAQHLSAWFLFTAAWIAVGLGGLHALEPGHGKTIVAAYLVGSKGTARHAFLLGLIVTVSHTAGVFALGAITLYASRYILPEQLYPWLGAFSGITIMGLGCYMLLRRLSGAVTEHSHAPGAPSAHWTLWRPRPVGQEPDATPSAGNPQPVSMTQLFTLGITGGVIPCPAALIVLLSAVALHRVGLGFFLIVAFSLGLAAVLIGFGMLMVFARRFMTHLRIDGPLTQRWLPAASSGFITILGIILTVQAFSSMHLHLPMVSGARLGPVLLVSGLGLVLGMRHSTDADHVVAISTIVSKQRSIRNAAFIGSVWGLGHTLTIFVVGSLIILFGVAIPPRLGLSMEFSVALMLILLGVLNLTGVMQRITTYFTPSGATNLNTAEAGTTGRQETNAVRSNRTRSIYDSSVGRFGWYQCIRPLAIGLVHGLAGSAAVALLVLSTIHDPVWATVYLLIFGAGTMIGMMCMTAAIALPLAYAGDRSAMFSRYLGVTSGVVSLCFGSFLAYQLGFLGGLFTGHPQWTPR; encoded by the coding sequence ATGCTCGCTAAACGACTCGATCAGCTCTGGCCGTTGCTGCTGGTGATGGTTCTTGCGCTCCCGGCCTGGGCCCATCCGATGGGCAACTTCAGCGTGAATCACTATTCGAAGATTGACTTGCAGAGTGACCGAGTGGTGGTGCGATATTTCATCGATCTTGCGGAGATTCCCACCTATCAGGAGCTGCAGCAGGGCAATATCGCAACGACTGCGCTCAAGCCGGGCTCCGCGTCAGGCATGAGCTACGTTGCGGCGCGCGGCACTGAGCTGGGACGGGGTCTGGTTCTCGAGATCGATGGTCAACAAACTTCACTGCGAATGATTTCGAGCGCTGTCATCTTTCCTCCCGGCGCCGGCGGGCTTCCGACCATGAAGATGGGTTTCGTTTATGAAGCGGCGATTCCATCGGGCATTGACCGTCAGCGGGTCAACCTGCACTATGCCGATCACAACTATCCGGGACACACGGGATGGAAAGAAATCGTGGCGCTTGCTTCGGCTGGTTCTTTGCTTCAAAGTTCGGCTTCGGCTACGGACCGCAGCGGGGAACTGAGCAACTATCCAACGGATCTGCTGACCAGTCCACCGCAGGATCTGGATGCTTCGGTTGTTGCCGCGCTCCCCATAACAACTGGAACGGTCACCAAGACAGAGGCTCATCGGGCATCTCCATTGGCTTTGAAGGATCCTCCAGCGGCTTTGAAGGATTTGCCAACGGTCTTGAAGAACGGGGGCGCAATCGTTGCTCGCCGGGTTCGCCCCGGGAAGATGGAACAGAGTGCTCCTGCGCTCGCGTCTACCCCAGCTCGACCGATTGGCGCAGCGCAGGGGGCTTTGCAGGCCACGACTCCAGCTTCGGTTCCGGTGCATCTCGAGGCCAACCGGCAGCAGACTCCGCGCAGCAGATTTACTGAGTTGATCACGGCCCAGCATCTTAGCGCCTGGTTCCTCTTCACGGCGGCATGGATTGCTGTCGGACTTGGAGGATTACATGCACTTGAGCCCGGCCATGGGAAGACCATTGTGGCTGCCTACCTGGTAGGTTCGAAAGGCACTGCGCGGCATGCCTTCCTGCTGGGGCTGATCGTGACTGTGTCTCATACTGCCGGTGTTTTTGCGCTGGGAGCGATCACGCTATACGCTTCCCGATACATTCTGCCCGAGCAACTTTACCCCTGGCTTGGCGCTTTCTCGGGAATCACGATTATGGGGCTGGGTTGCTACATGCTGCTGCGGCGTTTGAGCGGCGCGGTCACGGAGCACTCTCATGCCCCGGGCGCGCCCTCAGCCCATTGGACTCTTTGGAGGCCCAGACCGGTGGGGCAAGAGCCTGACGCCACGCCGAGCGCCGGCAACCCTCAGCCGGTGAGCATGACTCAACTTTTCACGTTAGGAATTACTGGCGGAGTGATTCCCTGTCCGGCCGCCCTTATTGTGCTGTTGAGCGCAGTTGCGCTGCATCGCGTGGGGTTGGGTTTCTTCCTGATTGTGGCCTTCAGTCTGGGGTTGGCCGCAGTGCTTATCGGCTTCGGCATGTTGATGGTCTTCGCACGCCGCTTCATGACTCACCTGCGGATCGACGGGCCGCTCACTCAGCGCTGGCTTCCGGCGGCATCGTCGGGGTTCATTACGATCCTCGGCATCATCCTGACTGTTCAGGCATTTTCGTCGATGCACTTGCATCTGCCTATGGTTTCCGGTGCGAGGCTGGGACCGGTGCTGCTGGTCTCCGGGCTGGGCCTGGTCCTAGGAATGCGGCACTCGACCGACGCTGATCATGTGGTCGCTATTTCAACCATCGTCAGCAAGCAGCGGAGTATTCGCAATGCCGCCTTCATCGGGTCAGTGTGGGGGCTGGGTCACACGCTGACGATCTTTGTCGTCGGCTCGCTCATCATTCTCTTCGGTGTCGCGATCCCGCCGAGGTTAGGCTTGTCGATGGAGTTCAGCGTAGCCCTCATGCTGATTCTGCTGGGCGTTCTCAACCTTACTGGTGTCATGCAAAGGATCACCACTTACTTCACGCCAAGCGGCGCAACCAACTTGAATACAGCCGAGGCTGGGACGACCGGTCGACAAGAGACGAACGCGGTACGAAGCAATCGGACACGAAGCATCTACGACAGTTCGGTAGGCCGTTTCGGTTGGTATCAGTGCATTCGCCCGTTGGCGATTGGGTTGGTGCATGGGCTCGCGGGGTCCGCAGCGGTGGCTTTGCTGGTCTTGTCCACGATTCACGACCCGGTTTGGGCGACCGTTTATCTGCTCATCTTCGGTGCTGGAACCATGATTGGGATGATGTGCATGACGGCCGCAATTGCTTTGCCTCTCGCCTACGCGGGAGATCGATCTGCCATGTTCAGCCGCTATCTCGGGGTGACCTCCGGCGTGGTCAGCCTTTGCTTCGGATCATTTCTGGCGTATCAACTGGGTTTCCTGGGCGGACTGTTTACCGGTCACCCACAGTGGACTCCCCGGTAG